The proteins below come from a single Alnus glutinosa chromosome 9, dhAlnGlut1.1, whole genome shotgun sequence genomic window:
- the LOC133877595 gene encoding UDP-glycosyltransferase 76E2-like: MERQGKRRLRVVLVPWPFQGHINPMLQLGSILHSNGFSVTVVHAQYNPPDPSSHPDFSFLSLPDTSSDYNVLTGDTLDFVLQLNAKCKARSRECLAEVMRQQGSDDGIACIIYDEYMFFSEETAKDLNLPSIILRTSTASNFLARTALIQLKTEGHIPFPESRSQDPVPKLYPLRFKDLPFSIFTNLENFLQIVSKTSNSKTSSAIIHNTINCLENSSLAKMKQQCQIPIFPIGPMHKIASASSSSLSEEDSSCLAWLHKQSCNSVIYVSLGTIAFMDVKELVEMAWGLINSQQPFLWVVRPCSVRGAEWIEVLPEGLKENIDERGYIVKWTPQKKVLAHNAVGGFLSHCGWNSTLESICEGVPMICRPCFGDQRVNARYVSHVWNVGLELESELERGEIERTIRRLMVDEEGKEMRKRGKNLKEKIELCIKEGGSSNNSLNKLIEMIMSF; encoded by the exons atggaaAGGCAAGGAAAGAGACGTCTCCGGGTGGTGCTAGTCCCATGGCCGTTCCAAGGCCACATAAACCCAATGCTTCAGTTGGGCAGCATACTCCACTCCAATGGCTTCTCCGTCACAGTTGTTCACGCCCAATACAACCCCCCCGACCCTTCAAGCCACCCCGATTTCAGCTTTCTTTCCTTGCCAGATACCTCATCTGACTACAACGTCTTAACTGGCGACACATTAGATTTTGTATTGCAGCTTAATGCCAAATGCAAAGCTCGTTCCCGAGAATGTTTGGCTGAAGTGATGAGGCAACAGGGCTCCGACGATGGAATCGCCTGCATTATCTACGATGAGTACATGTTCTTCTCTGAAGAAACGGCAAAGGATCTGAATCTTCCAAGCATCATCTTACGCACATCTACTGCTTCCAATTTTCTTGCTCGTACTGCCCTTATCCAACTCAAGACAGAAGGCCACATTCCCTTcccag AATCTAGGTCACAGGATCCAGTTCCAAAGCTTTATCCACTCAGGTTCAAGGATCTACCTTTCTCCATTTTTACAAATTTAGAGAACTTTTTGCAAATAGTGAGTAAAACTTCTAACAGCAAAACATCTTCAGCCATCATTCATAATACAATTAACTGCCTTGAAAATTCATCATTGGCAAAGATGAAACAGCAATGTCAAATTCCTATCTTCCCAATAGGCCCTATGCATAAGATTGCCTCGGCCTCCTCTAGTAGCTTATCGGAAGAGGACAGTAGCTGCTTGGCTTGGCTTCATAAGCAAAGTTGTAACTCAGTTATTTACGTAAGCTTGGGAACCATAGCATTCATGGACGTCAAAGAGCTTGTTGAGATGGCTTGGGGCCTAATAAACAGCCAGCAACCTTTCTTATGGGTGGTTCGACCGTGCTCCGTTCGCGGTGCGGAATGGATTGAGGTATTGCCCGAaggtttgaaagaaaacattgaCGAGAGGGGTTATATTGTAAAATGGACACCCCAAAAGAAAGTTCTGGCACACAATGCAGTGGGAGGATTTTTGAGCCATTGCGGATGGAATTCAACGCTAGAGAGTATTTGCGAAGGAGTTCCAATGATATGCAGACCGTGTTTCGGGGACCAGAGAGTGAATGCAAGGTATGTGAGCCATGTATGGAATGTAGGCCTGGAATTGGAGAGTGAGTTGGAGAGAGGTGAGATAGAGAGAACTATAAGAAGACTTATGGTGGATGAAGAAGGGAAAGAGATGCGGAAGAGGGGGAAGAATTTGAAGGAGAAAATCGAACTTTGCATTAAAGAAGGTGGTTCCTCTAATAACTCCTTGAACAAGCTGATAGAGATGATCATGTCATTTTAA
- the LOC133878279 gene encoding UDP-glycosyltransferase 76E2-like encodes MEKQGKRRRRVVLVPAPFQGHINPMLQLGSILHSNGFSITVVHAQYNSPNPSIHPDFSFLPLPDTSSDHNILAGHLLAFVLQLNTNCKARLQECFAQVMRQQDSDDGLIACIIYDEFMYFSGETAEDLNLPSIILSTASASYFIARTALIQLKTEGQIPFPEFRSKDLIPECYPLRFKDLPIFKKLEDFLQLVNKASNIRSSSAIIYNTIDCLENSSLAKIQQQCQVPIFPIGPMHRISSASSSSLLEEDTSCMAWLDKQNFNSVIYVSWGSLALMDVKELVEMGWGLVNSQQPFLWMVRPSSIRGAEWIEILPKSLIENISKRGYIVKWAPQKEVLAHGAIGGFLSHCGWNSMLESICEGVPIICRPCFGDQRMNARYVSHVWNVGLELESELERGKIERAIRRLMVDEEGKEMQKRGKNLKERVELCTRKGGSSNSSLNKLIEMIMSF; translated from the exons atggaAAAGCAAGGAAAGAGACGCCGCCGGGTGGTGCTAGTACCAGCGCCGTTCCAAGGCCACATAAACCCAATGCTTCAGCTGGGCAGCATCCTCCACTCCAATGGCTTCTCCATCACTGTCGTTCACGCCCAATACAACTCCCCCAACCCTTCAATCCACCCCGATTTCAGCTTTCTTCCCTTACCTGATACCTCTTCCGACCACAACATCTTAGCTGGCCATTTACTAGCTTTTGTATTGCAGCTTAATACAAATTGCAAAGCTCGTTTACAGGAATGCTTCGCTCAAGTGATGAGGCAACAGGACTCCGACGATGGATTGATCGCCTGCATTATCTATGATGAATTCATGTACTTCTCTGGAGAAACAGCAGAGGATCTGAATCTTCCAAGCATCATCTTAAGTACAGCTAGTGCTTCCTATTTTATTGCTCGTACTGCCCTTATCCAACTCAAGACAGAAGGCCAAATTCCCTTccctg AATTTCGGTCGAAAGATCTAATTCCGGAGTGTTATCCACTCAGGTTCAAGGATCTgcctatttttaaaaaattagaggacTTTTTGCAACTAGTGAATAAAGCTTCAAACATTAGATCATCTTCGGCCATTATTTATAATACAATTGACTGCCTTGAAAATTCATCATTGGCAAAGATTCAACAGCAATGTCAAGTTCCAATCTTCCCTATAGGCCCAATGCATAGGATTTCCTCGGCCTCCTCTAGCAGCTTATTGGAAGAGGACACTAGCTGCATGGCATGGCTTGATAAGCAAAATTTTAACTCAGTCATTTATGTAAGCTGGGGAAGCCTAGCATTGATGGACGTCAAAGAGCTTGTTGAGATGGGTTGGGGGCTAGTGAATAGTCAACAACCTTTCTTGTGGATGGTTCGGCCAAGCTCCATTCGTGGTGCTGAATGGATTGAGATACTACCCAAAAgtttaatagaaaatattagCAAAAGAGGTTACATTGTGAAATGGGCACCCCAAAAGGAAGTTCTAGCGCATGGTGCAATAGGAGGGTTTTTGAGCCATTGTGGATGGAATTCAATGCTGGAGAGTATTTGTGAAGGAGTTCCAATAATATGCAGACCATGTTTTGGGGACCAGAGAATGAATGCAAGGTATGTGAGCCATGTATGGAATGTAGGTCTGGAATTGGAGAGTGAGTTGGAGAGAGGTAAGATAGAGAGAGCTATAAGAAGACTTATGGTCGATGAAGAAGGGAAGGAAATGCAGAAAAGGGGCAAGAATTTGAAGGAGAGAGTCGAACTATGCACTAGAAAAGGTGGTTCTTCCAATAGCTCATTGAACAAGCTTATAGAGATGATCATGTCATTTTAA
- the LOC133877592 gene encoding UDP-glycosyltransferase 76E2-like — MEKEEKRRLRVVLVPGPFQGHINPTLQLGSILRSNGFSITVVHAQYSPPDPSSHPDFSFLSLPDTSSDFNFLTGNAFDFVLQLNAKCKARFRECLAEVIRQQGSDDEIACIIYDEYMFFSEEAAEDLNLPSIILRTSSASNFLARTALIQLKAEGHIPFPESRSQDPVSKLYPLRFKDLPLSIFSSLENLLQIVSKVSNSKTSSAIIHNTIDCLENSSLTKIQQQCQIPIFPIGPMHKIASASSSSLLEEDTSCLAWLHKQSCNSVIYVSLGSIAFMDVKELVEMAWGLANSQQPFLWVIRPGSVRGVEWIEVLPESLKENIDGRGYIVKWAPQKKVLAHNAVGGFLSHCGWNSTLESICEGVPMICRPCFGDQRVNARYVSHVWNVGLELESELERGEIERTVRRLMVDEEGKEMRKRGKNLKERIELRIKEGGSSNNSLNELIEMIMSF; from the exons atggaaaaggaagaaaagagacgGCTCCGGGTGGTGCTTGTACCGGGGCCGTTCCAAGGCCACATAAACCCAACGCTTCAGCTGGGCAGCATCCTCCGCTCCAATGGCTTCTCCATCACAGTCGTTCACGCCCAATACAGCCCCCCCGACCCTTCAAGCCACCCCGATTTCAGCTTTCTTTCATTGCCAGATACCTCATCTGACTTCAACTTCTTAACTGGCAACGCATTTGATTTTGTATTGCAGCTTAATGCCAAATGCAAAGCTCGTTTCCGAGAATGTTTGGCTGAAGTGATTAGGCAACAGGGCTCCGACGATGAAATTGCCTGCATTATCTACGACGAGTACATGTTCTTCTCTGAAGAAGCGGCAGAGGATCTGAATCTTCCAAGCATCATCTTACGCACATCTAGTGCTTCCAATTTTCTTGCTCGTACTGCCCTTATCCAACTCAAGGCAGAAGGCCATATTCCCTTcccag AATCTAGGTCACAGGATCCAGTTTCAAAGCTTTATCCACTCAGGTTCAAGGATCTACCTCTCTCCATTTTTTCAAGTTTAGAGAACCTTTTGCAAATAGTGAGTAAAGTTTCTAACAGTAAAACATCTTCGGCCATCATTCATAATACAATTGACTGCCTTGAAAATTCATCGTTGACAAAGATCCAACAGCAATGTCAAATTCCAATCTTCCCAATAGGCCCTATGCATAAGATTGCCTCGGCCTCCTCTAGTAGCTTATTGGAAGAGGACACTAGCTGCTTGGCTTGGCTTCATAAGCAGAGTTGTAACTCAGTCATTTATGTAAGCTTGGGAAGCATAGCATTCATGGACGTCAAAGAGCTTGTTGAGATGGCTTGGGGCCTAGCAAACAGCCAACAACCTTTCTTGTGGGTGATTCGACCGGGCTCAGTTCGTGGTGTGGAATGGATTGAGGTATTGCCCGaaagtttaaaagaaaacattGACGGGAGGGGTTATATTGTGAAATGGGCACCCCAAAAGAAAGTTCTGGCACACAATGCAGTGGGAGGGTTTTTGAGCCATTGTGGATGGAATTCAACGCTAGAGAGTATTTGCGAAGGAGTTCCAATGATATGCAGACCGTGTTTCGGGGACCAGAGAGTGAATGCAAGGTATGTGAGCCACGTATGGAATGTAGGCTTGGAATTGGAGAGTGAGTTGGAGAGAGGTGAGATAGAGAGAACTGTAAGAAGACTTATGGTGGATGAAGAAGGGAAAGAGATGCGGAAGAGGGGGAAGAATTTGAAGGAGAGAATCGAACTTCGCATTAAAGAAGGTGGTTCCTCTAATAACTCCTTGAACGAGCTGATAGAGATGATCATGTCATTTTAA
- the LOC133876909 gene encoding UDP-glycosyltransferase 76E3-like produces MKPTIPITSNIIFPDGERYGEAMAETPQTGAGSMSIPRPYKYDASIGVSSGNATNSLTYTAIPQLLKHGCISMQDYIAGTSTGASTSQIQGSTNFKNIEYLLQLTIAKACETRTSSAIIWNTMDCLERRLLLHQYPAAYWKRTLAASHGLISKRTHDSVIYVSLGSIASMDKKELAEMAWGLASSKQPFLWVVRNGKNHCQKVSKKPLEEGVAL; encoded by the exons ATGAAGCCAACTATTCCCATTACTAGCAACATAATCTTTCCTgatggagagagatatggagaAGCAATGGCAGAGACACCACAGACTGGTGCTGGTTCCATGTCCATTCCAAGGCCATATAAATATGATGCTTCAATTGGGGT AAGCAGTGGCAATGCTACCAATTCTCTGACTTACACCGCAATTCCTCAACTCCTAAAACATGGTTGCATTTCTATGCAAg ATTATATTGCTGGAACTAGCACCGGGGCTTCAACCTCTCAGATTCAAGGATCTaccaatttcaaaaatatagagTACTTACTGCAGCTAACAATAGCTAAAGCATGTGAGACAAGAACGTCTTCAGCCATCATTTGGAACACCATGGACTGCCTTGAACGAAGATTACTG CTCCATCAGTACCCAGCAGCTTACTGGAAGAGGACACTAGCTGCATCACACGGCTTGATAAGCAAACGTACACATGACTCTGTCATCTATGTAAGTTTAGGGAGCATAGCATCCATGGACAAGAAAGAGCTAGCAGAAATGGCATGGGGTCTGGCCAGCAGCAAGCAACCTTTCCTGTGGGTGGTTCGGAATGGAAAGAATCACTGCCAGAAGGTTTCAAAGAAGCCGTTGGAGGAAGGAGTTGCATTATGA
- the LOC133877593 gene encoding UDP-glycosyltransferase 76E2-like, with product MEKQGKRRRRVVLVPAPFQGHINPMLQLGSILHSNGFSITVVHAQYNSPNPSIHPDFSFLPLPDTSSDHNILAGDLIAFVLQLNTNCKARLQECFAQVMRQQGPDDGIACVVHDEIMYFSEAAAKDLKLPSIVLRTASAATFLARNALINLKAEGHIPFPESRSLDSVPELIPIRFKDLPLPIFGKLEDTLQLVSKVANIRTSLAIIYNTIDCLENSSLAKLQQQCQVPSFPIGPMHSFAPASSTSLLEEDNSCLAWLDQQSCNSVIYVSLGSIAFMDVKQVVEMAWGLVNSQQPFLWVVRPGSIRGAEWIEILSKNLKESISERGYIVKWAPQKEVLAHSAVGGFLSHCGWNSTLESICEGVPMICRPSFEDQRVNARYVSHVWNVGLELESELERGEIERVVRRLMVDEEGKDMRKRGKNLKERIELCIKEGGSSNNSLNKLIEMIVSI from the exons atggaAAAGCAGGGAAAGAGACGCCGCCGGGTGGTGCTAGTGCCAGCGCCGTTCCAAGGCCACATAAACCCAATGCTTCAGCTGGGCAGCATCCTCCACTCCAATGGCTTCTCCATCACTGTCGTTCACGCCCAATACAACTCCCCCAACCCTTCAATCCACCCCGATTTCAGCTTTCTTCCCTTACCAGATACCTCTTCTGACCACAACATCTTAGCTGGCGATTTAATAGCTTTTGTATTACAGCTTAATACAAATTGCAAAGCTCGTTTACAGGAATGCTTCGCTCAAGTGATGAGGCAACAGGGCCCGGACGATGGAATCGCCTGCGTTGTCCACGATGAGATCATGTACTTTTCGGAAGCAGCGGCAAAGGATCTGAAGCTTCCAAGCATCGTCTTGCGCACAGCTAGTGCTGCCACTTTTCTTGCTCGTAATGCCCTTATCAACCTAAAGGCAGAAGGCCACATTCCCTTCCCAG AATCAAGGTCGCTGGATTCAGTTCCGGAGCTTATTCCAATCAGGTTCAAGGATCTACCTCTCCCCATTTTCGGAAAATTAGAGGACACTTTGCAACTAGTGAGTAAAGTTGCCAACATTAGAACATCTTTGGCCATCATTTATAATACAATTGACTGTCTTGAAAATTCATCATTGGCAAAACTCCAACAGCAATGTCAAGTTCCATCCTTCCCAATAGGCCCAATGCATAGCTTTGCTCCGGCCTCCTCTACTAGCTTATTGGAGGAGGATAATAGCTGCTTGGCATGGCTTGATCAGCAAAGTTGTAACTCAGTCATTTATGTAAGTTTGGGAAGTATAGCATTCATGGACGTCAAGCAGGTTGTTGAGATGGCTTGGGGGCTAGTGAACAGCCAACAACCTTTTTTATGGGTGGTTCGGCCAGGCTCAATTCGCGGTGCAGAATGGATTGAAATACTgtccaaaaatttaaaagaaagtaTTAGCGAGAGAGGTTACATTGTGAAATGGGCACCCCAAAAAGAAGTATTGGCGCACAGTGCAGTGGGAGGGTTTTTGAGCCATTGTGGATGGAATTCAACACTTGAGAGTATTTGCGAAGGAGTTCCAATGATATGCAGACCGAGTTTCGAGGACCAGAGAGTGAATGCAAGGTATGTAAGCCACGTATGGAATGTAGGTCTAGAATTGGAGAGCGAGTTGGAGAGAGGTGAGATAGAGAGAGTCGTAAGAAGACTTATGGTGGATGAAGAAGGGAAAGATATGCGAAAGAGGGGGAAGAATTTGAAGGAGAGAATCGAACTTTGCATTAAAGAAGGTGGTTCCTCTAATAACTCCTTGAACAAGCTAATAGAGATGATCGTGTCAATTTAA
- the LOC133878428 gene encoding 18.5 kDa class I heat shock protein-like, with amino-acid sequence MSIVPYNERERRVSNPASSRGLWDAFQSFGQNHLWDPFSDIPFPSTLSTLFPRSPFGTSVNTRLDWRETPRAHVLKASLPGFMDEDVLVELQDDRVLQVSVESGKFVSRFKVPDDARLEQLKASMHNGVLTVTIPKAEASTPNVRTVEISG; translated from the coding sequence ATGTCGATCGTCCCGTACAATGAGCGAGAGCGCAGAGTGTCCAACCCTGCATCCTCCAGAGGCCTGTGGGACGCCTTCCAGAGCTTCGGACAGAACCACCTTTGGGACCCATTTAGCGATATCCCTTTCCCTTCCACACTCTCCACGCTCTTTCCTCGCTCCCCATTTGGGACCTCGGTGAACACCAGGCTCGACTGGAGGGAGACCCCGAGAGCCCACGTGCTGAAGGCTTCTCTTCCGGGGTTCATGGATGAGGACGTGTTGGTGGAGCTCCAAGATGACCGAGTGCTCCAGGTGAGCGTCGAGAGCGGCAAGTTTGTGAGCAGGTTCAAGGTCCCTGACGATGCGAGGCTCGAGCAGTTGAAGGCCTCGATGCACAATGGGGTTCTCACTGTGACTATTCCGAAAGCGGAGGCGAGCACGCCCAACGTCCGGACCGTCGAGATCTCTGGCTAA
- the LOC133877976 gene encoding 18.5 kDa class I heat shock protein-like: MSLIPSFFGDRRPLSLDLWDPFRDSPFRSSLSTYFPNSSLETSAFVNTRIDWKETPEAHVLKADLPGLRKEEVKVEVEDDRVLQISGERNVEKEDKNDTWHRVERSSGKFLRRFRLPENAKMDQINAAMENGVLTVTVPKVEGAKKPDVKAIEISG; the protein is encoded by the coding sequence ATGTCGCTGATTCCAAGCTTCTTTGGTGACCGACGACCCTTATCTCTCGACCTCTGGGACCCCTTCAGGGACTCTCCTTTCCGTTCTTCACTTTCTACTTATTTCCCCAACTCTTCCCTGGAAACTTCGGCTTTTGTGAACACCCGGATCGACTGGAAGGAGACCCCAGAAGCCCACGTGCTCAAGGCCGATCTTCCGGGGCTCAGGAAAGAGGAAGTGAAAGTCGAGGTTGAAGACGACAGAGTGCTTCAGATAAGCGGAGAGAGGAACGTGGAGAAGGAAGACAAGAACGACACTTGGCATAGGGTGGAGCGTAGCAGCGGCAAGTTCTTGCGGAGGTTCAGGCTGCCGGAGAACGCCAAGATGGATCAGATTAATGCTGCTATGGAGAATGGGGTCCTCACTGTCACGGTCCCCAAGGTGGAGGGGGCCAAGAAGCCTGATGTCAAGGCAATCGAAATTTCGGGCTGA